From a single Bos indicus isolate NIAB-ARS_2022 breed Sahiwal x Tharparkar chromosome 11, NIAB-ARS_B.indTharparkar_mat_pri_1.0, whole genome shotgun sequence genomic region:
- the RABL6 gene encoding rab-like protein 6 — protein MFSALKKLVGSEQAPGRDRNIPAGLQSMNQALQRRFAKGVQYNMKIVIRGDRNTGKTALWHRLQGKKFVEEYIPTQEIQVTSIHWSYKTTDDVVKVEVWDVVDKGKCKKRGDGLKMENDPQEAESEMALDAEFLDVYKNCNGVVMMFDITKQWTFNYILRELPKVPTHVPVCVLGNYRDMGEHRVILPDDVRDVLDHLDRPPGSSYFRYAESSMKNSFGLKYLHRFFNIPFLQLQRETLLRQLETNQLDIDATLEELSVQQETEDQNYDIFLEMMEARSRGHASPLTTSGQSPSSGSQSPVVPPSTVSTGSSSPSTPQPVLQPPLQAPPAPPAPAEAPPLPAAPPRRSIIARLFGSTPATEAAPPPPEPTPAAEASQKVQNVEDFVPEDSLDGSFLEDTVPAKDEKRLGARGPQDSDSDRETQAGNPMVAGFQDDVDLEDKPPSRPLPPTGPVPSEDITLSSEEEAEEGAGHPKAAVLAPQKCPEPETRRSSTKALGPPRDAAPRAAKPRPEGPSGKLEEGTDKPVSSESDAEGPIAAQMLSFVMDDPDFESDSDAQRRAGEFPVREDLSDLTDEDAGPVQPPAPPKPLAPSFRLKDDSDLFGLGLEEPGHEDSSEQDKEGRPPAKEKKKKKKKGREEEDKAAKKRSKHKKSRERADDKGRDERRRRPRGPQRTALDELEAFLGGGAPSGPLRGGGDYEAL, from the exons TGAAGATCGTGATCCGTGGGGACAGGAACACGGGCAAGACGGCGCTGTGGCACCGGCTGCAGGGCAAGAAGTTCGTGGAGGAGTACATCCCCACGCAGGAGATCCAGGTCACCAGCATCCACTGGAGCTACAAAA CCACTGACGACGTCGTGAAAGTTGAAGTCTGGGATGTAGTCGACAAAG GAAAATGCAAGAAGCGAGGTGACGGCCTGAAGATGGAGAACGACCCCCAGGAG GCGGAGTCTGAGATGGCCCTGGACGCGGAGTTCCTGGACGTGTACAAGAACTGCAACGGGGTGGTCATGATGTTTGACATCACCAAGCAGTG GACCTTCAACTACATCCTGCGGGAGCTGCCCAAAGTGCCGACACACGTGCCCGTGTGCGTGCTGGGGAACTACCGCGACATGGGCGAGCACCGCGTCATCCTGCCCGACGACGTGCGCGACGTCCTCGACCACCTGGACAG GCCCCCGGGATCTTCTTACTTCCGCTACGCTGAGTCCTCCATGAAGAACAGCTTCGGCCTCAAGTACCTGCACAGGTTCTTCAACATCCCCTTCCTGCAGCTTCAG AGGGAGACGCTGCTGCGGCAGCTGGAGACAAACCAGCTGGACATAGACGCCACGCTGGAGGAGCTGTCTGTGCAGCAGGAGACCGAGGACCAGAACTACGACAT CTTCCTGGAGATGATGGAGGCGCGCAGCCGTGGCCACGCATCCCCGCTGACCACCAGCGGGCAGAGCCCGTCCTCCGGCTCCCAGTCCCCCGTGGTGCCTCCCAGCACAGTGTCTACGGGGAGCTCCAGCCCCAGCACGCCCCAGCCGGTTCTGCAGCCACCCCTCCAGGCCCCCCCGGCACCCCCTGCCCCTGCTGAAGCCCCGCCCCTGCCAGCCGCACCTCCCCGACGCAGCATCATCGCTCGGCTGTTTGGGTCCACGCCAGCAACAGAGgcggcccccccgcccccag AGCCGACCCCAGCTGCAGAGGCCTCCCAGAAAGTCCAGAACGTGGAGGACTTCGTTCCTGAAGACAGCCTGGACGGCAGTTTCCTGGAGGACACAGTCCCTGCCAAGGATGAGAAGAGACTGGGAGCCAGGGGCCCCCAGGACAGTGACAG CGACAGGGAGACCCAGGCAGGGAACCCGATGGTGGCAGGTTTCCAGGACGACGTGGACCTTGAAGATAAGCCTCCCAGCAGGCCCCTGCCACCCACGGGCCCCGTGCCCAGCGAGGACATCACTCTGTCCAgcgaggaggaggcagaggagggggcagggcaccCCAAGGCTGCAGTCCTGGCCCCCCAGAAGTGTCCTGAGCCAGAGACCAGACG GTCCTCCACAAAGGCCTTGGGGCCGCCCCGGGACGCGGCTCCCAGGGCGGCAAAGCCCCGCCCCGAGGGCCCCTCTGGCaagctggaggagggcacggacAAGCCAGTGTCGTCAGAGAGCGATGCCGAGGGGCCCATCGCCGCCCAGATGCTGTCCTTTGTCATGGACGACCCGGACTTTGAGAGCGACTCGGATGCTCAGCGGAGAGCG GGCGAGTTCCCTGTGCGAGAGGACCTCTCCGACCTGACCGATGAGGACGCTGGCCCCGTGCAGCCCCCCGCACCCCCCAAACCCCTGGCCCCCTCCTTCAGACTGAAGGACGACTCTGATCTCTTCGGGCTGGGGCTGGAAGAGCCGGGCCACGAGGACAGCAGTGAGCAAG ATAAGGAGGGCAGGCCCCCCgcgaaggagaagaaaaagaagaagaaaaagggcaGAGAG GAGGAAGACAAGGCGGCGAAGAAGAGGAGCAAGCATAAGAAGAGCCGGGAACGGGCGGACGACAAGGGCAGGGacgagcggcggcggcggccccgggGCCCGCAGAGGACGGCCCTGGACGAGCTGGAGGCTTTTCTGGGCGGCGGGGCGCCTAGCGGCCCCCTCCGGGGCGGCGGCGACTACGAAGCGCTCTAG
- the AJM1 gene encoding apical junction component 1 homolog yields the protein MTRTDPPDLLVSTVYQDIKVAAPGPVSRPPPCERPMARPAAPAPFNKRHCRSFDFLEGLDGVAMEARPEAPPPEPAAPRARSRDGETRRRARSKSAPRAPPSLAPAPASPPVLPRRGREAQRTARADASPRREPAYPALRALANELHPIKLQPQRGGPGRIAPLCAAANRCAPAEPPAGPAPHVRCRLDIKPDEAVLQHAARGSRPCGPPEPAPWPRAAPQLHGLTVPGPRHVALSRTPTPSDSYCTDPRALYCDGPLPGPRDYAERRSVPFTTPPGPTQFFYTEEPEGHPGGFMASPGPPFDGYYPRPFLPEEPPGPSPRRGSGYYAGEVRTFPVQEPPSRSYYGEAPRAYGPPCGPRYAPEEPRARPAARAFYTEDFGRYRNREALTRTYPHPRGSPAWGDWGPRPYRTLQVAPPPDPGPLLASWHGGTGTSPPRLATDSRHYSRSWDNILASGPRREDPLGRGRSYENLLGHEAREPRGTSPEGRRPPVVVNLSTSPRRYAALSLSETSLSEKGRVGEGPGRNWYVTPEITITDNDLRAAERPAARSWEMPGSRPRQSQPAAPDGPASGRQRSLEQLDELITDLVIDSRSPAGQALEPTSDGLGRQLRRLLDSRPSGPGGPALAPRSPPASAGSAEEPAGQGQAADASPEPSADEDDLMTCSNARCGRTETMFNACLYFKSCHSCYTYYCSRLCRREDWDAHKARCVYGRVGSVCRHVLQFCRDSGPVHRAFSRIARVGFLSRGRGVLFLGFPSPGSADNFLRFGLEGLLLSPTYLSLRELATHAAPLGSYARELAAAGRLYEPAECFLLSVSVAVGPGATPPGAPARPVPAPRSPGPTVRKFAKVALAAGSPARPPPARGREPDMETLILTPPPGTAGLDQDGEAGRRAREVAFIHIQRELRLRGVFLRHEFPRVYEQLCEFVEANRRFTPTTIYPTDRRTGRPFMCMIMAASEPRALDWVASANLLDDIM from the coding sequence ATGACCCGCACCGACCCGCCGGATCTGCTCGTGTCGACCGTGTACCAGGACATCAAGGTGGCGGCCCCGGGGCCCGTGTCGAGGCCCCCGCCATGTGAGCGCCCCATGGCCCGGCCTGCAGCGCCCGCGCCTTTCAACAAGCGCCACTGTCGAAGCTTCGATTTCCTGGAGGGGCTGGACGGGGTGGCCATGGAGGCCCGCCCGGAGGCGCCGCCTCCGGAGCCCGCCGCGCCGCGCGCCCGATCCCGCGACGGCGAGACCCGGCGCCGCGCCCGTTCCAAGAGCGCCCCCCGCGCGCCCCCGAGCCTGGCGCCCGCGCCCGCCTCACCACCCGTGCTGCCGCGCCGAGGCCGAGAAGCGCAGCGAACGGCGCGGGCCGACGCGTCGCCCCGCCGGGAGCCCGCGTACCCCGCGCTGCGCGCGCTCGCCAACGAGCTACACCCCATCAAGCTACAGCCGCAGCGGGGCGGCCCTGGCCGCATCGCGCCCCTCTGCGCTGCAGCCAACCGCTGCGCGCCAGCTGAGCCACCCGCGGGGCCCGCCCCCCACGTCCGCTGCCGCCTGGACATCAAGCCAGACGAAGCGGTGCTGCAGCACGCCGCCCGGGGCTCACGGCCCTGCGGGCCCCCCGAGCCCGCGCCCtggccccgcgccgccccgcagCTCCACGGTCTTACGGTGCCCGGGCCTCGCCACGTGGCCCTCTcgcgcacccccacccccagtgactCGTACTGCACCGACCCCCGGGCGCTGTACTGCGACGGACCGCTCCCTGGGCCCCGGGATTACGCGGAGCGCCGGAGTGTGCCCTTCACCACCCCGCCGGGGCCCACCCAGTTCTTCTACACGGAGGAACCAGAGGGCCACCCTGGGGGCTTCATGGCCAGCCCTGGCCCGCCCTTCGACGGCTACTATCCCAGGCCTTTTCTGCCCGAAGAGCCCCCGGGGCCCAGTCCAAGACGCGGGAGCGGCTACTACGCGGGAGAAGTTCGAACCTTCCCGGTCCAGGAACCACCCTCCCGCTCCTACTACGGGGAGGCCCCCCGCGCCTACGGCCCGCCCTGCGGCCCGCGTTATGCCCCCGAGGAGCCTCGAGCCCGCCCCGCCGCCCGCGCGTTTTACACTGAGGACTTCGGGCGGTACCGCAATCGAGAAGCCCTGACGCGGACTTATCCACACCCGCGAGGCAGCCCGGCCTGGGGTGACTGGGGCCCGCGGCCTTACCGCACCCTGCAGGTGGCGCCCCCGCCGGACCCCGGCCCGCTGCTCGCCTCCTGGCACGGAGGCACGGGCACCAGTCCACCCCGGCTAGCGACCGACAGTCGCCACTACTCGCGCTCCTGGGACAACATCCTGGCATCTGGGCCACGCCGCGAAGACCCCTTGGGCCGGGGCCGTAGCTACGAGAACCTGCTGGGCCACGAGGCGCGGGAGCCGCGGGGCACGTCCCCCGAAGGCCGGCGCCCGCCCGTCGTCGTGAACCTGTCCACCTCGCCCCGACGCTACGCGGCGCTGTCCTTGTCCGAGACGTCCCTTTCCGAGAAGGGCCGTGTTGGGGAGGGCCCAGGCCGAAACTGGTACGTCACACCGGAGATCACCATCACCGACAACGATCTGCGCGCCGCCGAGCGCCCGGCCGCCAGGAGCTGGGAGATGCCGGGGAGCCGCCCCCGCCAGTCTCAGCCCGCCGCCCCCGACGGCCCCGCCTCTGGCCGCCAGCGCAGCCTCGAACAGCTGGACGAGCTCATCACTGACCTGGTCATCGACTCGCGGTCCCCAGCCGGCCAGGCGCTCGAGCCCACGTCCGACGGCCTGGGCCGCCAGCTGCGGCGCCTGCTCGACTCGCGGCCCTCGGGGCCCGGGGGCCCGGCGCTGGCGCCGCGCTCGCCACCTGCGTCTGCCGGTAGCGCCGAAGAGCCCGCGGGCCAGGGGCAGGCGGCCGACGCCTCCCCTGAGCCCAGCGCCGACGAGGACGACCTGATGACGTGCTCCAACGCGCGCTGCGGGCGCACCGAGACCATGTTCAACGCCTGCCTCTACTTCAAGTCCTGCCACAGCTGCTACACCTACTACTGCTCGCGCCTGTGCCGCCGCGAGGACTGGGACGCGCACAAGGCGCGCTGCGTGTACGGCCGCGTGGGCAGCGTGTGCCGCCACGTGCTGCAGTTCTGCCGCGACAGCGGCCCGGTGCACCGCGCCTTCTCGCGCATCGCGCGCGTCGGCTTCTTGTCCCGCGGCCGTGGGGTGCTCTTCCTGGGCTTCCCGAGCCCCGGCTCCGCAGACAACTTCCTGCGCTTCGGCCTCGAGGGGCTTTTGCTGTCGCCCACCTACCTGTCGCTGCGCGAGCTGGCCACGCATGCGGCCCCACTGGGCAGCTATGCTCGGGAACTGGCGGCCGCTGGGCGCCTCTACGAACCAGCCGAGTGCTTCCTGCTCAGCGTGTCGGTGGCTGTGGGCCCCGGGGCCACCCCGCCTGGCGCCCCTGCCAGGCCAGTGCCCGCGCCTCGCAGCCCGGGACCCACGGTGCGCAAGTTCGCCAAAGTGGCGCTGGCGGCCGGCAGCCCAGCACGGCCCCCCCCCGCGCGGGGCCGCGAACCCGACATGGAGACTTTGATCCTGACGCCGCCGCCCGGCACTGCGGGCCTAGACCAGGACGGCGAGGCGGGCCGGCGAGCACGCGAGGTGGCCTTCATTCACATCCAGCGAGAGCTGCGGCTGCGCGGCGTCTTCCTGCGCCACGAGTTCCCGCGCGTCTACGAGCAGCTCTGCGAGTTTGTCGAAGCCAACCGGCGCTTCACGCCCACCACCATCTACCCCACGGACCGGCGCACCGGCCGCCCCTTCATGTGCATGATCATGGCTGCGTCCGAGCCGCGCGCGCTCGACTGGGTGGCCAGTGCGAACCTCTTGGATGACATCATGTGA